From one Coffea eugenioides isolate CCC68of chromosome 11, Ceug_1.0, whole genome shotgun sequence genomic stretch:
- the LOC113752124 gene encoding probable disease resistance protein RF9, which yields MAESLSSILSSAVQNIGKLVIEEAKFLQGVSEQVSLLRDDLKWIQMFLRHADTKQTARDTIQQWLPEFRAVAYEASDLVEDYALRVSISSNRGFTRALKRTACIAREGYAIHDLGLKIQSLRTRISNLTKNFGRYVNLIARTEEGESSAPSRQQQLRHTYSFVADGVVVELPNEVQVLVKYLLNEETERKISVASIFGMGGIGKTTLARKVYHYERLKHYFKGFAWVCVSQQWQPNDLLQGILLKLIPKNRKQKAEEQTDNDEPPRQKLQRHLQDNKCLIVLDDVWSIETWDCLKDAIPVSEHGSKILLTTRKRDVATHVDPNGYHHQLRCLTDEESLELLRMKSKLPSLREGSSEGCEDLGKMEELAKKMLNNCRGLPLAVVVLGGILRTKKTLKEWDEVHENIKSYLDKGEKIGKEEEVQKVLAYSYYDLPWQLKPCFLYLGKFGEDSDIGAESLYQMWIGEGMIFENDRREQETMMDVAERYLKELAIRCTVEIKAYEEGKHAVTELESCRLHDLMRDLCLAKAKEENLYKLVDQSPSRDSSPTTDAQYGLVLRLLPEDISQYNFPPKEQTKHLRSFLCDSLVGEWDYSNPGVRIMSQVKNLKMLRVLTILSFDLASQSCYLKSPLGYVDKLIHLRCLRLRGHRINLPYSLDNLKFLETLDLSGSDNSCRIPNVLWKLECLRYLYLPDWRLGPQPKWGLLPKLCLNKQLEILESFDNRFCYPKDVCKLSNLKSFEANVYKNLEDLEHIINHISNLDCSRISSLIINDFDFGSSTGLDVLSRVLFSRNIHELEIGDSLCKKLPDYQSHAVPDPAGLTRLELYDTNIEEDPMETLEKLPNLRLLVLGPNSFLGQEIICHSMGFSRLKHLELCELGNLKQWKLEEGAMPNLSTLQIRFCEKLEMISDGLRFLTTLNKVSLVDMPEEFNNRIRIKNDQQGEDYDKISHVPLVKICRLLLMENSDSMIALYHHEN from the exons ATGGCAGAAAGCCTATCCTCAATCCTATCCTCTGCAGTGCAGAATATAGGTAAGTTGGTTATTGAGGAAGCAAAGTTTCTACAAGGCGTTAGCGAGCAAGTCAGTCTCCTTCGTGACGATCTCAAATGGATACAAATGTTCTTAAGACATGCTGATACGAAACAGACTGCAAGGGACACTATACAACAGTGGCTTCCGGAATTTAGAGCGGTCGCTTATGAAGCAAGTGATTTGGTTGAAGACTATGCTTTGAGGGTTTCAATTTCAAGCAACAGAGGCTTTACACGTGCTCTAAAGAGGACTGCTTGTATAGCCAGAGAAGGGTATGCCATTCATGATTTGGGTTTAAAGATTCAAAGTCTGAGAACTAGGATCTCTAATCTCACCAAAAATTTTGGCCGGTATGTAAATTTAATTGCCAGAACGGAGGAAGGAGAGTCGAGTGCTCCATCCAGGCAGCAACAATTAAGGCACACTTACTCCTTTGTGGCAGACGGGGTTGTGGTTGAACTGCCTAATGAAGTTCAGGTGCTGGTTAAATATTTGCTGAATGAGGAGACAGAGCGCAAAATAAGCGTGGCTTCGATTTTCGGCATGGGTGGTATAGGCAAAACGACTCTTGCTAGAAAGGTATATCACTATGAAAGATTGAAGCATTATTTTAAAGgttttgcttgggtttgtgtGTCACAACAATGGCAACCAAACGATCTCTTGCAAGGCATTCTACTCAAGCTTATTCCTAAAAACAGAAAACAGAAAGCAGAAGAGCAAACAGATAATGATGAGCCACCAAGGCAGAAGCTTCAACGGCACTTGCAAGATAATAAATGTTTGATAGTCCTCGACGACGTTTGGTCAATAGAAACTTGGGATTGCCTAAAAGACGCAATCCCAGTTTCAGAGCATGGATCCAAAATTTTGCTCACAACTCGTAAAAGAGACGTGGCAACACATGTTGATCCAAATGGTTATCACCACCAACTGCGTTGTTTGACTGATGAAGAAAGTTTGGAGTTGCTACGCATGAAATCGAAGCTGCCATCATTGAGGGAAGGTAGTAGTGAAG GTTGTGAAGATTTGGGCAAGATGGAAGAGTTAGCaaagaaaatgttgaataaCTGTAGAGGTCTTCCATTGGCCGTGGTGGTTTTGGGTGGAATTCTTAGAACTAAAAAAACCCTCAAGGAATGGGATGAAGTGCATGAGAATATCAAATCCTATCTGGATAAGGGAGAAAaaattggaaaggaagaagaGGTGCAAAAGGTTTTAGCTTACAGTTATTATGACCTCCCTTGGCAACTAAAACCATGCTTCCTTTACTTGGGTAAATTCGGGGAAGATTCCGACATTGGAGCAGAGAGTTTATATCAAATGTGGATAGGAGAAGGTATGATATTTGAGAATGATAGAAGGGAGCAAGAAACGATGATGGATGTTGCAGAGCGTTACTTGAAAGAATTAGCAATAAGATGCACGGTTGAAATTAAAGCATATGAGGAGGGGAAGCATGCAGTAACAGAGTTGGAGTCATGTCGGCTTCATGATCTTATGAGAGATCTATGCTTAGCCAAGGCAAAAGAGGAGAATTTGTATAAGCTAGTCGATCAAAGTCCTTCACGAGATTCTTCTCCTACAACTGATGCACAGTATGGTTTAGTCCTTCGTTTGCTTCCGGAGGATATCTCTCAATACAACTTTCCGCCAAAAGAACAAACTAAGCATCTGCGCTCATTCTTGTGTGATTCGCTGGTAGGCGAATGGGACTATTCCAATCCAGGGGTGAGAATAATGTCCCAAGTCAAGAATTTGAAGATGCTCAGAGTTTTGACAATTTTATCCTTCGATTTGGCCTCCCAAAGTTGTTATCTCAAATCACCTCTGGGGTATGTCGATAAGCTTATCCATTTGAGATGTTTGAGATTGAGAGGTCACAGAATAAACTTGCCATATTCCTTGGACAATTTAAAGTTCTTGGAAACTCTTGATTTATCTGGTAGTGATAATTCTTGTAGAATACCGAACGTCCTATGGAAGTTGGAATGTTTGAGATATCTTTATCTTCCGGACTGGCGGTTGGGCCCTCAGCCTAAGTGGGGCCTTCTGCCTAAGCTGTGCTTGAACAAGCAGCTAGAGATACTTGAATCATTCGATAACAGATTTTGCTATCCTAAAGATGTATGCAAATTGTCGAATCTCAAATCTTTCGAAGCAAATGTGTATAAAAATCTCGAGGACCTGGAACACATCATCAATCATATATCAAACTTGGACTGCTCTCGCATCAGCTCACTTATAATCAATGACTTTGATTTTGGCAGTAGCACTGGTTTGGATGTTCTTTCAAGGGTGTTGTTTAGTAGGAATATTCATGAATTAGAGATTGGTGATAGTTTATGCAAAAAGTTACCAGACTACCAATCACATGCAGTTCCTGACCCTGCAGGACTTACTCGATTAGAGCTGTATGATACTAACATTGAAGAAGACCCAATGGAAACACTTGAGAAGCTTCCTAACCTAAGATTACTGGTACTTGGGCCAAATTCTTTTCTGGGCCAAGAAATAATCTGCCACTCAATGGGCTTTTCCCGACTAAAACATCTCGAGCTTTGCGAATTGGGCAACTTAAAGCAGTGGAAATTGGAAGAAGGGGCCATGCCTAACCTCTCGACTTTACAGATTAGGTTCTGTGAAAAATTGGAAATGATTTCAGATGGGCTGAGATTTTTAACCACCCTAAACAAGGTATCTCTAGTGGACATGCCTGAAGAATTCAACAATAGAATTAGGATAAAGAATGATCAACAAGGAGAAGATTATGATAAAATAAGCCACGTGCCTTTGGTTAAAATCTGCAG ATTGTTATTAATGGAAAATTCTGATTCAATGATAGCTCTTTATCaccatgaaaattga